The following proteins are co-located in the Rheinheimera salexigens genome:
- the rplL gene encoding 50S ribosomal protein L7/L12, which yields MSVTKDQILDAIAAMSVMDVVELVSAMEEKFGVSASAAVASAAGPAAAVEEQTEFNVVLAGIGANKVSVIKAVRGATGLGLKEAKDLVESAPAVIKEGVSKDEAAELKKILEEAGASVEVK from the coding sequence ATGTCAGTGACTAAAGATCAAATCTTAGATGCTATCGCAGCAATGTCTGTAATGGATGTAGTTGAATTAGTATCTGCAATGGAAGAAAAATTCGGCGTTTCTGCCTCTGCTGCTGTAGCTTCTGCTGCAGGTCCAGCGGCTGCTGTTGAAGAACAAACAGAGTTTAACGTAGTGTTAGCTGGTATTGGCGCAAATAAAGTGTCAGTAATCAAAGCTGTTCGTGGCGCTACAGGTTTAGGTCTGAAAGAAGCGAAAGACTTAGTTGAATCAGCTCCAGCTGTTATCAAAGAAGGCGTTTCTAAAGACGAAGCAGCAGAACTTAAGAAAATTCTTGAAGAAGCTGGTGCCTCTGTTGAAGTTAAATAA
- the rpoC gene encoding DNA-directed RNA polymerase subunit beta' encodes MKDLLKFLKQQTKNEEFDVIRIGLSSPDMIRSWSFGEVKKPETINYRTFKPERDGLFCARIFGPVKDYECLCGKYKRLKHRGVICEKCGVEVTLTKVRRERMGHIDLASPTAHIWFLKSLPSRIGLLLDMTLRDIERVLYFESYVVTEPGMTSLERRQMLTEEEYLDVLEEHGDEFEAKMGAEAVLDILKGLDLAVEIKQMREELPTINSETKRKKISKRLKLMEAFFTSGNKPEWMIMTVLPVLPPDLRPLVPLDGGRFATSDLNDLYRRVINRNNRLKRLLDLSAPDIIVRNEKRMLQEAVDALLDNGRRGRAITGSNKRPLKSLADMIKGKQGRFRQNLLGKRVDYSGRSVIVVGPTLRLHQCGLPKKMALELFKPFIYGKLEMRGLATTIKAAKKMVEREEAAVWDVLDEVIREHPVLLNRAPTLHRLGIQAFEPVLIEGKAIQLHPLVCAAYNADFDGDQMAVHVPLTIEAQLEARALMMSTNNVLSPANGEPIIVPSQDVVLGLYYMTRDAINAKGEGMMFKSAKEAEKAFRADVTSLHAKVKVRITEVEIAEDGTRTETTAVRDTTVGRAILYSILPEGLAFESVNEAMGKKQISKLLNGAYRRIGLKQTVILADQIMYTGFHYAMLSGVSVGINDLVIPDTKTTIIDAAEAEVAEIQDQFQQGLVTAGEKYNKVIDIWSTANETLSKSMMENLAVENVVDRDGNTVQQKSFNSVYMMADSGARGSPAQIRQLAAMRGLMAKPDGSIIETPITANFREGLSVLQYFISTHGARKGLADTALKTANSGYLTRRLVDVAQDLVVTEFDCGSEHGIVMKPLIEGGDVVEGLRERVLGRVVIGNVTVPASGEVLVEDGTMLDEALCDTLEQHSIDEVHVRSVITCQTDFGVCAKCYGRDLARGHLINAGEAVGVIAAQSIGEPGTQLTMRTFHIGGAASRASAENSVQVKNAGTLKLQNAKFVRNSENKIVITSRSAEVTVIDELGREKERYKLPYGSVLSTDDNAKITSGQIVASWDPHSHPIILERGAQVTHSDVDDSNTEVQQDDLTGLTRTVVKDLAKANAKEPKLILAMDDGTLQEIRLPSFASIEVSDGGAVAAGEVLARIPQESSKTRDITGGLPRVADLFEARKPKDPAILAEISGTISFGKETKSKRRLLITPDEGDVYEEMIHMWRQVNVFEGERIEKGEVISEGPESAHDILRLRGIHHVASYIVNEVQDVYRLQGVKINDKHIETIIRQMLRKCLIIHPGDSEFLEGEQAEVARVNIANRELEAAGKIPAKYERALLGITKASLSTDSFISAASFQETTRVLTEAAVGGKKDELRGLKENVIVGRLIPAGTGFAFHQNRAREKQRIANGGSVEPVMSAEVAEQALSDALNMDLSGKDE; translated from the coding sequence GTGAAAGACTTATTAAAGTTTCTGAAACAACAAACTAAGAACGAAGAGTTTGATGTTATCCGTATCGGTTTATCTTCACCAGATATGATCCGCTCGTGGTCATTTGGTGAAGTAAAGAAGCCAGAAACGATTAACTACCGTACCTTTAAACCAGAGCGTGACGGTTTGTTCTGTGCTCGTATCTTTGGCCCGGTTAAAGACTATGAATGTTTATGTGGAAAATATAAACGTTTAAAGCACCGTGGTGTAATTTGTGAAAAGTGTGGTGTTGAAGTCACGCTGACCAAAGTACGTCGTGAGCGCATGGGTCACATTGACCTTGCTAGCCCAACGGCACATATTTGGTTTTTAAAATCATTACCTAGCCGTATTGGTTTATTACTTGATATGACATTACGTGATATCGAGCGCGTATTATATTTTGAAAGCTATGTTGTTACTGAACCAGGTATGACTTCTTTAGAGCGTCGTCAGATGCTAACGGAAGAAGAGTATCTTGATGTATTAGAAGAACATGGTGACGAGTTTGAAGCCAAGATGGGTGCGGAAGCCGTACTAGATATCTTAAAAGGCTTAGACTTAGCGGTCGAAATTAAGCAAATGCGTGAAGAGTTACCGACTATTAACTCTGAAACCAAGCGTAAAAAGATCAGTAAACGTTTAAAGTTAATGGAAGCTTTCTTCACCTCTGGTAATAAGCCAGAGTGGATGATTATGACAGTACTTCCGGTGTTACCACCAGATTTACGTCCATTAGTACCACTAGATGGTGGTCGTTTTGCTACCTCTGACTTAAACGATTTATATCGTCGTGTTATCAACCGTAATAACCGTTTAAAACGTTTATTAGACTTGTCTGCGCCTGATATTATCGTGCGTAACGAAAAACGTATGTTACAAGAAGCGGTTGATGCGTTATTAGATAACGGTCGTCGTGGTCGTGCTATTACCGGCTCTAACAAGCGTCCTTTAAAATCTTTGGCCGATATGATCAAAGGTAAGCAAGGTCGTTTCCGTCAGAACTTACTAGGTAAGCGTGTTGACTACTCAGGACGTTCTGTAATCGTTGTTGGTCCTACATTGCGTTTACACCAGTGTGGTTTACCAAAGAAAATGGCATTAGAGCTATTTAAACCGTTTATTTACGGCAAGTTAGAAATGCGTGGTTTAGCGACCACCATTAAAGCTGCTAAGAAAATGGTTGAACGTGAAGAAGCTGCAGTATGGGACGTGTTAGACGAAGTGATTCGTGAACACCCGGTATTATTAAACCGCGCGCCTACATTGCACCGTTTAGGTATTCAAGCATTTGAACCAGTACTTATCGAAGGTAAGGCTATTCAATTGCACCCATTGGTGTGTGCGGCTTATAACGCCGACTTCGATGGTGACCAAATGGCGGTACACGTTCCATTGACAATTGAAGCACAGTTAGAAGCACGTGCCTTGATGATGTCAACAAACAACGTGTTATCACCTGCAAACGGCGAACCAATCATTGTTCCTTCACAAGACGTTGTATTAGGCTTGTACTATATGACGCGTGATGCAATCAATGCTAAAGGCGAAGGCATGATGTTCAAAAGCGCTAAGGAAGCCGAAAAAGCTTTCCGTGCTGATGTCACCAGCTTGCATGCTAAAGTTAAAGTGCGTATCACTGAAGTTGAAATAGCTGAAGATGGTACCCGTACAGAAACCACAGCAGTACGTGATACTACCGTTGGTCGGGCAATTTTATATTCAATTTTGCCTGAAGGTTTAGCATTTGAAAGCGTTAACGAAGCAATGGGTAAAAAGCAGATTTCTAAACTGTTAAACGGCGCTTATCGTCGTATCGGTTTAAAACAAACTGTTATCCTTGCTGACCAAATCATGTATACCGGCTTCCATTATGCAATGTTGTCAGGTGTATCGGTTGGTATTAACGATCTGGTTATCCCAGATACGAAAACAACCATTATCGACGCTGCAGAAGCTGAAGTAGCTGAAATACAAGATCAGTTCCAACAAGGTCTTGTTACCGCAGGTGAAAAATACAATAAAGTTATCGATATTTGGTCAACGGCTAACGAGACATTATCTAAATCGATGATGGAAAACTTAGCAGTTGAAAACGTAGTAGATCGCGACGGCAATACTGTACAGCAAAAATCATTTAACTCAGTTTATATGATGGCCGATTCAGGCGCTCGGGGCTCACCAGCTCAGATCCGTCAGTTAGCAGCAATGCGTGGTTTGATGGCTAAACCAGATGGTTCAATCATCGAAACGCCTATTACCGCTAACTTCCGTGAAGGCTTAAGTGTATTACAGTACTTTATCTCTACTCACGGTGCGCGTAAAGGTTTGGCCGATACGGCATTAAAAACAGCAAACTCGGGTTACTTAACACGTCGTCTAGTGGATGTTGCACAAGATTTAGTGGTAACAGAATTCGACTGTGGTTCAGAGCACGGTATTGTAATGAAACCGCTTATCGAAGGTGGTGACGTTGTAGAAGGGCTACGTGAGCGCGTATTAGGTCGAGTCGTCATTGGTAACGTAACTGTTCCTGCTAGTGGTGAAGTCTTAGTAGAAGACGGTACCATGCTTGATGAAGCCTTGTGTGACACTTTAGAGCAACACTCTATTGATGAAGTGCACGTACGTTCTGTAATCACTTGTCAAACAGACTTTGGTGTGTGTGCCAAGTGTTATGGTCGTGATTTAGCTCGTGGTCACTTGATTAATGCTGGTGAAGCTGTCGGTGTTATTGCAGCACAATCAATCGGTGAGCCAGGTACACAGTTAACCATGCGTACCTTCCACATCGGTGGTGCGGCATCAAGAGCATCAGCAGAAAACAGCGTTCAGGTTAAAAATGCCGGTACGTTAAAACTGCAAAATGCCAAGTTTGTGCGTAACTCTGAAAACAAAATTGTTATCACTTCACGTTCAGCTGAAGTGACAGTAATTGATGAGCTAGGTCGGGAAAAAGAACGTTATAAACTACCTTACGGTTCAGTTTTATCAACGGACGACAATGCTAAAATCACGTCAGGACAAATTGTTGCAAGCTGGGATCCGCATTCACACCCAATCATTCTTGAACGTGGTGCGCAGGTAACTCACAGCGATGTTGATGACAGTAACACTGAAGTTCAACAAGACGATTTAACTGGTTTAACCCGTACTGTAGTAAAAGATTTGGCCAAAGCGAATGCGAAAGAGCCAAAACTAATTTTAGCTATGGACGACGGTACGCTACAAGAAATTCGTTTACCAAGCTTTGCTTCAATTGAAGTTAGTGATGGTGGAGCAGTAGCGGCGGGTGAAGTATTAGCGCGTATTCCGCAAGAAAGCTCGAAAACACGGGATATCACCGGTGGTTTACCACGGGTTGCTGACTTATTCGAAGCTCGTAAGCCAAAAGATCCAGCTATTTTAGCTGAAATCTCAGGTACTATAAGTTTTGGTAAAGAAACCAAAAGTAAACGTCGCTTATTAATTACCCCAGATGAGGGTGATGTTTACGAAGAAATGATCCATATGTGGCGTCAGGTTAACGTATTTGAAGGTGAGCGAATTGAAAAAGGCGAGGTGATCTCTGAAGGTCCTGAGTCAGCTCACGATATTTTACGTTTACGTGGTATCCACCATGTTGCTAGCTACATTGTTAACGAAGTACAAGACGTATATCGTTTACAAGGTGTTAAAATCAACGATAAGCACATCGAAACGATTATTCGTCAAATGTTGCGTAAGTGTTTGATTATTCACCCTGGCGATAGTGAATTCTTGGAAGGCGAACAAGCTGAAGTTGCACGTGTTAACATTGCTAACCGTGAGCTAGAAGCCGCAGGTAAAATTCCAGCGAAGTACGAACGTGCTTTACTGGGTATTACCAAAGCTTCGTTGTCGACAGATTCATTTATATCGGCAGCATCGTTCCAAGAGACAACTCGCGTTCTGACTGAAGCTGCCGTTGGCGGTAAAAAGGATGAACTGCGCGGTCTGAAAGAAAACGTTATTGTTGGTAGGTTGATTCCAGCAGGTACCGGTTTTGCATTCCATCAAAACCGTGCTCGCGAAAAGCAACGTATTGCCAATGGCGGAAGCGTTGAACCAGTAATGAGTGCAGAAGTAGCGGAGCAGGCCTTGTCTGATGCGCTAAATATGGACTTATCTGGTAAAGACGAGTAA
- the rpoB gene encoding DNA-directed RNA polymerase subunit beta has protein sequence MTYSYSEKKRIRKDFGKRPEVLDVPYLLSIQIESFSKFIEPDPEGGYGLEAAFRSVFPIKSYSGSAELQYVSYRIGEPVFDVKECQIRGVTYSAPLRVKLRMVIYDREAAPGTIKDIREQEVYMGEIPLMTENGTFVINGTERVIVSQLHRSPGVFFDHDRGKTHSSGKVLYNARVIPYRGSWLDFEFDAKDNLFVRIDRRRKLPATILLRALELSTEEILETFFESTKFEIKDGKLLMAVIANRLRGETAAFDIKDNDGEIIVEQGRRITARHVRQLEKTGMTMMEVPHEYVVGRVLSKNYADRSTGEIIAEANAELTLELLATLATAGYDSFETLYINDLDHGAYVSETIRIDPSSNKMEALVEIYRMMRPGEPPTRDAAETLFTNLFFSDDRYDLSTVGRMKFNRRVDFEDNIGAGILSKEDILAVMKVLIDIRNGHGEVDDIDHLGNRRIRSVGEMAENQFRVGLVRVERAVKERLSLGDLDAVMPQDLINAKPISAAVKEFFGSSQLSQFMDQNNPLSEVTHKRRISALGPGGLTRERAGFEVRDVHATHYGRVCPIETPEGPNIGLINSLSMFAQTNEYGFLETPYRRIDNGVVTDDVDYLSAIEEGNFVIAQANAEISAENRLTEELVPCRYKNETTLMPADKVQYMDVAPQQIVSVAAALIPFLEHDDANRALMGANMQRQAVPTLRADKPLVGTGIERVVAKDSGVTVVAKRGGVIDYVDASRIVIKVNEDETIAGEAGIDIYTLTKYTRSNQNTCINQRPCVNHGEPIERGDVLADGPSTDLGELALGQNLRVAFMPWNGYNFEDSILLSERLVQEDRLTTIHIQELSCISRDTKLGSEEITADIPNVGESALSKLDESGIVYIGAEVKGGDILVGKVTPKGESQLTPEEKLLRAIFGEKASDVKDSSLRVPNSVSGTIIDVQVFTRDGLEKDKRAREIEEMEVRQAKKDLNEEFRILEAGICNRARNLLEQTGLDRAMLNTLKGDNLFNQSLSDEEKQSDLEQLATQFEEIRVEYDKKFEAKRRKITQGDDLAPGVLKIVKVYLAVKRSIQPGDKMAGRHGNKGVISTIVPVEDMPYDEHGKPVEIVLNPLGVPSRMNIGQILETHLGLAARGIGDKIDAMIKEYKEVAEIREFLTKVYALGESRQSVDIASFTDDEVRRLAQNLRAGLPVATPVFDGATEAEIKQLLELGDLPSSGQITLYDGRTGNSFERKVTVGYMYMLKLNHLVDDKMHARSTGSYSLVTQQPLGGKAQFGGQRFGEMEVWALEAYGAAYTLQEMLTVKSDDVNGRTKMYKNIVDGDHRMEPGMPESFNVLMKEIRSLGINIELEEE, from the coding sequence ATGACTTATTCTTATTCTGAGAAGAAACGTATCCGTAAGGACTTCGGCAAGCGTCCGGAAGTTCTGGATGTGCCATACCTGTTGTCGATTCAGATTGAATCTTTCAGCAAATTTATCGAGCCAGATCCGGAAGGTGGCTACGGCTTAGAAGCCGCATTCCGTTCTGTTTTCCCAATTAAAAGCTACTCGGGTAGCGCGGAATTGCAGTACGTTAGCTACCGTATTGGGGAGCCCGTATTTGATGTAAAAGAATGTCAGATCCGCGGTGTCACATACTCAGCGCCATTACGCGTTAAGCTGCGTATGGTTATTTATGACAGAGAAGCAGCACCAGGTACGATTAAAGACATTCGTGAGCAAGAAGTTTACATGGGTGAAATCCCGCTAATGACTGAGAATGGTACTTTTGTCATTAACGGTACTGAACGTGTTATCGTTTCTCAGCTACACCGTAGTCCAGGTGTGTTCTTTGATCATGACCGAGGCAAAACTCACTCATCAGGTAAAGTGTTGTATAACGCTCGCGTTATTCCTTACCGTGGTTCTTGGTTAGACTTTGAATTTGACGCCAAAGATAATTTATTTGTCCGTATCGACCGTCGCCGTAAATTACCGGCTACGATCTTATTGCGTGCATTAGAATTAAGTACTGAAGAAATCTTAGAAACTTTCTTTGAAAGCACTAAGTTCGAAATTAAAGATGGCAAACTGCTTATGGCAGTGATTGCTAATCGTCTGCGCGGTGAAACTGCTGCATTCGATATTAAAGACAATGATGGCGAAATTATCGTAGAACAAGGTCGCCGTATCACCGCCCGCCATGTGCGTCAGCTAGAAAAAACTGGCATGACCATGATGGAAGTACCACATGAGTACGTAGTTGGCCGTGTCTTGTCAAAAAATTACGCTGACCGTTCAACCGGAGAGATTATTGCCGAGGCGAACGCAGAGCTCACATTGGAGCTGTTAGCAACACTGGCTACTGCCGGTTATGATAGTTTTGAAACACTGTATATTAATGACTTAGATCACGGTGCTTATGTCTCTGAGACAATTCGTATTGATCCAAGTAGCAACAAGATGGAAGCGCTTGTTGAAATCTACCGTATGATGCGTCCTGGTGAACCACCAACGCGCGATGCGGCTGAAACATTATTCACAAATTTATTTTTCTCTGACGATCGTTATGACTTATCAACAGTAGGTCGGATGAAGTTTAACCGTCGGGTAGACTTTGAAGACAATATTGGCGCCGGTATCTTAAGCAAAGAAGATATTTTAGCGGTAATGAAAGTGCTTATCGATATCCGTAACGGACACGGTGAAGTGGATGATATAGACCACTTAGGTAACCGTCGTATTCGTTCAGTTGGTGAAATGGCAGAGAACCAATTCCGTGTTGGTTTAGTTCGTGTTGAGCGCGCAGTTAAAGAACGCCTATCGTTAGGTGATTTAGATGCGGTTATGCCACAGGACTTAATTAATGCTAAGCCTATTTCAGCAGCGGTTAAAGAGTTCTTTGGTTCAAGCCAACTGTCTCAGTTTATGGACCAAAATAACCCGTTATCAGAAGTGACGCACAAACGTCGTATCTCGGCGCTTGGCCCAGGCGGCTTAACACGTGAGCGTGCTGGTTTTGAAGTACGTGACGTTCATGCTACTCACTATGGTCGTGTATGTCCTATCGAAACGCCTGAAGGTCCAAACATCGGTTTAATTAACTCTTTATCAATGTTTGCCCAAACCAACGAATATGGTTTCTTAGAAACGCCATATCGTCGTATCGATAACGGTGTAGTTACTGATGATGTAGATTACTTATCTGCTATCGAAGAAGGTAACTTCGTTATTGCACAGGCCAACGCTGAAATTAGTGCTGAAAATCGTTTAACTGAAGAATTGGTACCGTGTCGTTATAAAAACGAAACCACGTTAATGCCTGCAGACAAAGTACAGTATATGGATGTTGCACCGCAACAAATCGTATCTGTTGCTGCCGCATTGATACCGTTCTTAGAGCACGATGATGCTAACCGTGCCTTGATGGGTGCGAACATGCAACGCCAAGCTGTACCAACCTTACGTGCTGATAAGCCGTTAGTCGGTACCGGTATTGAGCGCGTTGTGGCTAAAGACTCGGGCGTAACCGTGGTAGCGAAACGTGGTGGTGTTATCGACTATGTCGACGCTAGCCGTATTGTTATCAAAGTTAACGAAGACGAAACTATTGCAGGCGAAGCGGGCATAGATATCTATACCCTGACTAAATATACCCGTTCAAACCAAAACACCTGTATTAACCAACGTCCTTGCGTTAATCATGGTGAACCTATTGAGCGTGGTGACGTACTTGCTGATGGCCCATCTACCGATTTAGGTGAATTGGCGTTAGGTCAGAATTTACGTGTCGCCTTTATGCCGTGGAATGGTTACAACTTCGAAGACTCGATTTTATTATCAGAGCGCTTAGTACAAGAAGATCGTTTAACCACTATTCACATTCAAGAATTAAGCTGTATCTCACGTGATACCAAACTTGGCTCTGAAGAAATAACGGCTGATATTCCAAACGTAGGTGAATCTGCACTGTCTAAGTTAGACGAGTCAGGTATTGTTTACATTGGTGCCGAAGTTAAAGGTGGCGATATTCTGGTTGGTAAGGTGACACCTAAAGGTGAAAGCCAGTTAACACCAGAAGAGAAACTGCTACGAGCAATCTTTGGTGAAAAAGCGTCTGATGTTAAAGACTCTTCTTTACGTGTGCCTAACTCAGTATCAGGTACTATTATTGACGTCCAAGTTTTCACTCGCGATGGTCTTGAAAAAGACAAGCGTGCACGTGAAATCGAAGAGATGGAAGTAAGACAGGCCAAAAAAGACCTTAACGAAGAATTCCGTATTCTAGAAGCTGGCATTTGTAATCGTGCTCGTAACCTGCTTGAGCAAACCGGTTTAGACCGTGCGATGCTTAACACCTTAAAAGGTGACAATTTGTTTAATCAGAGCTTAAGCGATGAAGAAAAACAAAGTGACTTAGAGCAGTTAGCGACTCAATTCGAAGAAATTCGCGTTGAATACGATAAGAAATTTGAAGCTAAGCGTCGCAAAATCACCCAAGGTGATGATCTTGCTCCTGGCGTGCTTAAAATCGTTAAAGTTTACTTAGCCGTAAAACGTAGTATCCAGCCAGGTGATAAAATGGCCGGCCGTCACGGTAATAAGGGTGTAATCTCTACTATCGTGCCTGTTGAAGATATGCCATACGATGAACACGGCAAGCCGGTTGAAATCGTGTTGAACCCGCTGGGTGTACCATCGCGGATGAACATTGGTCAGATCTTAGAAACACACTTAGGCTTAGCGGCTCGTGGTATTGGTGACAAAATTGACGCCATGATCAAAGAGTACAAAGAAGTGGCTGAGATCCGTGAGTTCTTAACTAAAGTATATGCTTTAGGTGAATCACGTCAAAGCGTTGATATTGCAAGCTTCACTGATGATGAAGTACGTCGTTTAGCTCAGAACTTACGTGCAGGTTTACCGGTGGCAACACCAGTATTCGATGGCGCGACAGAAGCTGAGATTAAACAACTGCTTGAGCTTGGCGATTTACCATCAAGTGGTCAAATCACCTTGTATGATGGCCGTACTGGTAATAGTTTCGAGCGTAAAGTAACCGTAGGTTACATGTATATGCTGAAACTGAACCACTTAGTAGACGACAAAATGCACGCTCGTTCTACTGGTTCATACAGCTTAGTAACGCAACAACCTCTGGGCGGTAAAGCACAGTTCGGTGGTCAGCGTTTCGGTGAGATGGAAGTGTGGGCACTTGAAGCATATGGCGCAGCGTATACGTTGCAAGAAATGCTGACAGTGAAATCAGACGACGTCAATGGCCGTACTAAGATGTATAAAAACATCGTAGATGGTGACCACAGAATGGAACCTGGCATGCCAGAATCTTTCAACGTATTAATGAAAGAGATCCGTTCGCTTGGTATTAACATCGAATTGGAAGAGGAATAA
- the rplK gene encoding 50S ribosomal protein L11, with protein sequence MAKKVTALIKLQVKAGMANPSPPVGPALGQHGVNIMEFCKGFNARTESLEKGMPIPVVITVYSDRSFTFETRTPPAAFLLLKAAGLKSGSGRPNTQKVGKISAAQVDEIIKIKQPDLTAADHAAAVRTIEGTARSMGLEVEG encoded by the coding sequence ATGGCAAAGAAAGTAACTGCACTTATTAAATTGCAGGTAAAAGCTGGTATGGCTAATCCGTCGCCACCAGTTGGTCCAGCATTGGGTCAACACGGTGTGAATATCATGGAATTCTGTAAAGGCTTTAATGCTCGTACAGAAAGCCTTGAAAAAGGAATGCCAATCCCAGTAGTTATTACTGTATATAGCGATCGTTCTTTCACGTTCGAAACACGTACTCCACCAGCAGCGTTTTTATTATTAAAAGCAGCTGGTTTAAAAAGCGGTTCAGGCCGTCCAAATACCCAGAAAGTGGGCAAGATCTCTGCAGCTCAGGTTGATGAAATCATAAAGATTAAGCAACCAGACTTAACAGCAGCGGATCATGCAGCAGCAGTACGTACTATTGAAGGTACTGCACGTTCAATGGGTTTAGAGGTGGAGGGTTAA
- the rplA gene encoding 50S ribosomal protein L1: MAKLTKRAKLIRSKVDSTREYDINEAVALLKELTAGKFLESIDVAVNLGIDARKSDQNVRGATVLPHGTGRTVRVAVFTQGANAEAAKAAGADIVGMEDLAEQVKKGVMDFDVVIASPDAMRVVGMLGQILGPRGLMPNPKTGTVTANVAEAVKNAKAGQVRYRNDKNGIIHTTIGKIDFESDHLRENLESLLVALKRAKPSVAKGVFIKKVTISSTHGAGLTLNQASLTATV, translated from the coding sequence ATGGCTAAGTTAACAAAACGTGCAAAGTTAATCCGCTCTAAAGTAGATTCGACTCGTGAATACGACATCAACGAAGCCGTAGCTTTATTAAAAGAGCTAACAGCTGGTAAGTTTTTAGAAAGTATTGACGTAGCCGTTAATCTTGGTATTGACGCGCGTAAATCTGATCAAAACGTTCGTGGTGCTACTGTGTTACCTCACGGTACTGGCCGTACCGTTCGTGTTGCAGTATTTACTCAAGGCGCAAACGCTGAAGCCGCTAAAGCTGCCGGTGCTGACATTGTTGGTATGGAAGATTTAGCAGAGCAAGTGAAAAAAGGCGTAATGGATTTTGACGTTGTTATCGCATCACCAGACGCAATGCGCGTTGTTGGTATGTTAGGTCAAATCTTAGGCCCACGTGGTTTAATGCCAAATCCAAAAACTGGCACTGTGACTGCTAATGTTGCTGAAGCTGTTAAAAATGCTAAAGCTGGTCAAGTTCGTTACCGCAATGATAAGAATGGTATTATCCATACTACCATCGGTAAAATTGATTTCGAAAGCGATCATTTAAGAGAGAACTTAGAATCATTATTAGTAGCATTAAAGCGTGCTAAACCATCTGTAGCTAAAGGTGTTTTCATCAAGAAAGTTACCATTTCATCTACACATGGTGCAGGCTTAACATTAAACCAAGCATCATTAACTGCTACGGTTTAA
- the rplJ gene encoding 50S ribosomal protein L10, translating into MAIKLEDKKAIVAEVQEAAKGALSAVVADARGVTVGKISALRKQAREAGVWMKVVRNTLVRRAVEGTDFECLKDVFVGPTLIAFSSEHPGAAARIFKEFAKENKDFELKGAAFSGDTVDIELLASLPTYDEAIARLMSTMKEAAAGKLVRTIAAVRDQKQEQAA; encoded by the coding sequence ATGGCTATTAAGCTTGAAGACAAAAAAGCAATTGTTGCTGAAGTCCAGGAAGCTGCCAAAGGTGCTTTATCTGCGGTAGTCGCAGACGCTCGTGGTGTCACTGTAGGCAAAATTTCTGCGCTGCGCAAGCAAGCGCGTGAAGCTGGTGTATGGATGAAAGTTGTCCGTAATACATTAGTACGCCGTGCAGTAGAAGGCACTGACTTCGAGTGTCTGAAAGATGTATTTGTAGGCCCAACGTTAATTGCGTTCTCTTCAGAGCACCCAGGTGCTGCAGCGCGAATTTTTAAAGAATTCGCTAAAGAGAACAAAGACTTTGAGCTTAAAGGTGCAGCTTTCAGCGGTGATACAGTGGATATCGAGTTGCTAGCATCGTTACCAACATACGACGAAGCTATTGCACGCTTGATGAGCACAATGAAAGAGGCAGCAGCCGGCAAACTTGTACGTACAATTGCCGCGGTTCGCGACCAAAAACAAGAGCAAGCCGCGTAA